The Camelina sativa cultivar DH55 chromosome 14, Cs, whole genome shotgun sequence genome includes a window with the following:
- the LOC104742406 gene encoding probable thionin-2.4, with product MEGKTVILSALIMSLFMAQIQVDAKSCCPSTQSRNCYSVCRFGAVTPRQTCAQTCSCKIVQGTCPSGYTHDSLENSGDNVNEYCKIGCASSVCGALTTLQNSDASESANGAVAQCTKACSNFCTKDSSNAVETA from the exons ATGGAAGGCAAAACTGTGATTTTAAGTGCGCTCATAATGAGTCTTTTCATGGCCCAGATTCAAGTCGACGCAAAGAGTTGTTGCCCGAGCACGCAGTCTAGAAACTGCTATAGTGTATGCCGTTTTGGTGCAGTAACTCCTAGGCAAACTTGTGCACAAACCTGTTCATGCAAAATTGTTCAAGGGACGTGCCCTTCGGGATATACACATGACAGCCTTGAAAACTCTg GTGATAATGTCAATGAATACTGCAAGATTGGGTGTGCATCTTCTGTTTGCGGTGCCTTAACTACTCTTCAAAACTCTG ATGCAAGTGAAAGTGCGAATGGAGCGGTCGCACAATGCACCAAAGCATGTTCTAATTTCTGCACTAAGGACTCATCTAATGCAGTTGAAACTGCCTAA